TTTAAGTTAAGATTTATTGTAATTCACATGTTGAAGCGCTTATCCATCCATAAGAATCTCCCCACTCAATTTTATACCAACCATTTTTTTTCTCATAAGCATAAGGTGTGTCCTCACCCCAAGCAATAGCTCCAATTTTTTTATAGTTAGTTCCAGGACCTTTTCTAATATTAGCACCTGATCTTGCAGTTACAACAATAGACCCCACTGACCTAGGTACTCTTCTATGTGATACTTCATTATTTTCATCTGTAACTGTATTAGATTCTTCAATAGTAATACTATCTCTTACTTTTGCATTAACAGCTACACTAAATACTTCTATACTTGTTCCAACAATACAAGTTGCTAATAATAAACTTAATACTTTTTTACTTTTCATAATATATACATCTCCCTCAGGTAAATTAAACCACTTTTGTAATGGTATGTAAATAATTTATTTTTTGAATAAAGGAATTAAAGTAATTAATAACGAATTAACCAACTGTTAAATATTGTTAAAAGGGTGGTTATGTCTATGTATACTGTTGAAGAAGTTTCAAAACAATTAAAAGTTAGTAAAGTGACTATTTATAGTAAATTAAAAAAATTCGATACTCTGGTTGTTTTAAAACAAGGTAAAAAATATATTACAGATGATTTATTTAAGTTAATTCAAGATGATTTAAAAATTAGAAATGCTGATAATAATAACTTAAATTCAAATAATAATATAAATCTAAATGATGAAATGGCAATGGATACAGATAATTTAATTAACTTAAATAAAGACTTAGTTAATACTTTAATAGAGCAATTAAGAGAGAAAGACAGGCAAATATCAGAATTGCATAAATTAATAGAGAATAATCAAGTGTTATTAAAACAAGAGAAAGAAGTTAATCAGATACAGTTAGAAGAGCATATCAGAGAATTAGATATAAAGTTAAATGATGTTAAAGAAAATATGGAGAAAAGAAAAGGAGAGCAACAAGAAAAGAGAAAGGGATTATTAAAAAAATGTATGTTTTGGGTAGGGTAATTATAAAAATAATTCCTCTCTTGAAAAGGGGCAAGCTACGTAAAAAAAATTTATGGCCACAGCATGATCCATTTTAAAAATGGTATGCAGCAGCCATAATTTTTTTTTAACCCCTTTGTCAATTCACCCCATTATTTTTTGTGTAGTTGTTACCCCCAAACACACCTTTCCTTGGCATAATTTAAAGAAATTGCAAAACCCTAAATTTAGGTATATAATTTAAATTATTGAGTTATGGCAAGTTTCGCAAAGTGATAACACTTTACAACTTGCAAGAGGGACGAACCCCCTTTGAACCCCCCTTTATCTTAGTATGGAATGAGGTGAAAAATATTGAATAAGAGCAGACCAAAGCAGATGATTTTTAGAGTAAATGAAAAAGAGAAAGAGCAGATTCTGAAGAAGGTCAAAAGGTCAAAGTTAAATCAAAATAAGTATCTTTTGAAATGTGCTTTGGATAAAGAAATTCATGTAATTGATGGATTGCATGATATGACAATAGAGCTTAAAAGAATCGGTAATAATCTCAATCAACTTACTAGAGCAGTTAATGAGGGACAAGCCAACTGCTCCAAAGAACTTGAATCAATAAAAGGAGAGTTGAGTGAAACATGGCAATTGTTAAGGTCACTAATTCAAAGGCAAGTATAGGTAAGGCTATAAACTATGTTACCAAGGAAGAAAAGACAGAAGATAAGCTTGTAAGTGGTATAAACTGTACTCCAGAAACTGTACTTCATGAAATGAAGGCAACTAAAGAGCAATTCAGAAAGACAGATGGTAGGCAATACGCTCATTATATCCATAGTTTTAAGCCAGGGGAACAGATAACACATGAAAAGGCTCATAAATTAGCCTTAGAGATTTCAGAAAAGCAATTTAAAGGCTATGAGGTACTTGTGGCAACACATAAGGATAAAGACCATATACATAGCCATATTATCGTAAATAGCGTAAGT
This is a stretch of genomic DNA from Clostridium taeniosporum. It encodes these proteins:
- a CDS encoding SH3 domain-containing protein, yielding MKSKKVLSLLLATCIVGTSIEVFSVAVNAKVRDSITIEESNTVTDENNEVSHRRVPRSVGSIVVTARSGANIRKGPGTNYKKIGAIAWGEDTPYAYEKKNGWYKIEWGDSYGWISASTCELQ
- a CDS encoding plasmid mobilization protein codes for the protein MNKSRPKQMIFRVNEKEKEQILKKVKRSKLNQNKYLLKCALDKEIHVIDGLHDMTIELKRIGNNLNQLTRAVNEGQANCSKELESIKGELSETWQLLRSLIQRQV